The following proteins are co-located in the Streptomyces sp. DT2A-34 genome:
- a CDS encoding sensor histidine kinase: protein MSRARAVWQRVPAPVVDIVLVAVAAVDVWLNMWEHTRLGVALAALGCAALAFRRRFPLGVFLLNLPIALMQDIAVAVLVALFTLAEHSRNRRLLAGCVALSAIAGSTPWPLADVDRTMTLVVFVYSLATASAPVLFGQLLQAQRDLARRLVEIEEAREHERALHAQAVLARERAQLAREMHDVVSHQVSLIAVRAGALQVATQDLDAKEAARTIRSLSVTTLDELRTMVTLLRASGGHGTELTPQPTLADLHKLVESSGTHVQLTGELPPAVGTPAQRAVYRTVQEALTNVRKHAPGATARVELWQDGDDVGVTVTNTAPTRPSLPLPGSRQGLVGLRERADILHGTLESGPTSEGGYRVRLRIPLSAD, encoded by the coding sequence ATGAGCCGTGCACGCGCCGTGTGGCAGCGGGTTCCCGCACCGGTCGTCGACATCGTCCTGGTTGCGGTGGCGGCCGTGGACGTATGGCTGAACATGTGGGAGCACACGCGCCTCGGTGTCGCGCTGGCCGCGCTCGGCTGCGCCGCGTTGGCTTTCCGGCGCAGGTTCCCGCTCGGCGTGTTCCTGCTCAACCTGCCCATCGCGCTGATGCAGGACATCGCCGTCGCTGTGCTCGTGGCGCTGTTCACGCTGGCCGAACACTCCCGCAACCGCCGTCTCCTCGCGGGGTGCGTCGCCCTGTCCGCCATCGCGGGCAGCACTCCGTGGCCCCTGGCCGACGTCGACCGGACCATGACGCTGGTCGTCTTCGTCTACAGCCTCGCGACCGCCTCGGCCCCGGTCCTCTTCGGCCAGCTTCTCCAGGCGCAACGGGACTTGGCGCGGCGACTGGTCGAGATCGAGGAGGCCAGGGAGCACGAGCGGGCCCTGCACGCCCAGGCCGTCCTCGCCCGCGAACGCGCCCAGCTGGCCCGCGAGATGCACGACGTGGTCTCCCACCAGGTCAGCCTGATCGCCGTACGGGCCGGAGCCCTGCAGGTCGCCACCCAGGACCTGGACGCCAAGGAGGCCGCCCGCACGATCCGTTCGCTGAGCGTCACCACACTCGACGAACTGCGCACCATGGTCACGCTGCTGCGCGCCTCCGGCGGCCACGGCACGGAGCTGACTCCGCAGCCTACCCTGGCCGACCTGCACAAACTGGTGGAATCAAGCGGCACTCACGTACAGCTGACGGGTGAGCTTCCGCCCGCCGTGGGCACGCCCGCCCAACGGGCCGTCTACCGCACGGTCCAGGAGGCGCTGACCAACGTACGCAAGCACGCCCCCGGCGCCACGGCCCGCGTCGAACTGTGGCAGGACGGCGACGACGTCGGAGTGACCGTCACCAACACCGCGCCCACGCGTCCCTCCCTGCCCCTGCCCGGTTCACGGCAGGGCTTGGTCGGTCTGCGGGAACGGGCCGACATCCTGCACGGCACCCTGGAGTCGGGCCCGACCTCGGAGGGCGGCTACCGGGTGCGGCTGCGGATTCCGCTCAGTGCGGACTGA
- a CDS encoding DUF418 domain-containing protein, with the protein MTKSQPLQETSAPQENSPPQPRTPPESAVPASPGPSIGRLVGVDLARALAVFGMYVVHIGPPLSATDGVASWIRYLADGHSSVLFATLAGFSLMLLAGRREPKTGLAGRQAKARIAIRAVILLTLGTAMAMEYGGVIILGFYGVYFLLALPLVRLRAKTLAITAAALALVTPQLAFALNSLLTQPIQQSINAYDPLHRLSDVGVLDLLFTGFYPTITWMSFVIAGMALARLDLSATAVQRRLAALGAALTVAAYGMSLLLAGKDALDSLAEGGPSSGSSGAMSPDGGSFEPQASMLLTAGPHSGTTFDIIGSVGVAILVIVGATAAMDRLPRLRRLAKPVIAVGTMSLTAYVGHFVAQSALSMPSGTSTQQSWVPLLLFVLGAIVFAAIWSRFFRRGPLEYLLYAATKPTKHIR; encoded by the coding sequence ATGACAAAGTCGCAGCCGCTGCAGGAGACGTCAGCTCCGCAGGAGAACTCGCCGCCGCAGCCCCGAACCCCGCCGGAGTCCGCCGTGCCGGCCTCGCCCGGTCCGTCGATAGGACGCCTCGTCGGGGTGGACCTGGCCCGCGCGCTGGCGGTGTTCGGCATGTACGTCGTGCACATCGGCCCCCCGCTGTCGGCCACGGACGGCGTCGCCAGCTGGATCCGGTACCTGGCGGACGGTCACTCGTCGGTCCTCTTCGCCACCCTCGCCGGGTTCTCACTGATGCTGCTCGCCGGCCGCCGGGAGCCGAAGACCGGCCTGGCCGGCCGGCAGGCGAAGGCCAGGATCGCGATCCGCGCCGTGATCCTGCTGACGCTGGGCACCGCGATGGCGATGGAATACGGGGGAGTGATCATCCTCGGCTTCTACGGGGTCTACTTCCTGCTCGCCCTGCCCCTGGTGCGACTGCGCGCCAAGACACTCGCGATCACCGCGGCCGCCCTCGCCCTCGTCACACCACAGCTGGCGTTCGCCCTCAACTCGCTGCTGACCCAGCCGATCCAGCAGAGCATCAACGCCTACGACCCGCTCCACCGGCTCAGCGACGTGGGAGTGCTCGATCTCCTGTTCACCGGCTTCTACCCGACGATCACGTGGATGTCGTTCGTGATCGCCGGTATGGCGCTGGCCCGCCTCGACCTGTCCGCGACCGCCGTCCAGCGGCGCCTGGCCGCGCTCGGCGCCGCCCTCACCGTGGCCGCGTACGGCATGTCCTTGCTGCTGGCCGGCAAGGACGCGTTGGACAGCTTGGCGGAAGGCGGGCCGTCGTCCGGTAGCTCCGGGGCGATGTCCCCCGACGGCGGGTCGTTCGAGCCCCAGGCATCGATGCTCTTGACGGCCGGGCCGCACAGCGGTACCACGTTCGACATCATCGGCAGCGTGGGAGTCGCGATCCTCGTGATCGTGGGCGCGACGGCGGCGATGGACCGCCTGCCGCGACTGCGCCGCCTGGCCAAACCGGTCATCGCCGTGGGCACCATGTCCCTGACGGCCTACGTCGGCCACTTCGTCGCACAGTCCGCGCTGTCCATGCCCAGCGGAACCAGCACCCAGCAGTCCTGGGTGCCGCTGCTCCTGTTCGTCCTCGGGGCGATCGTGTTCGCCGCGATCTGGTCCCGCTTCTTCCGCCGCGGACCCCTGGAGTATCTGCTCTACGCCGCGACCAAGCCGACGAAGCACATCCGATGA
- a CDS encoding response regulator transcription factor: MIRVVVVDDEALVRSGFELILGASQDIEVVATAGGGDAVETVRGARPDVVLLDIRMPDVDGLTVLRELRTMPDAPVVAMLTTFDADEYILTALQCGAAGFLLKDTEPEQLAHLVRTLAAGGVVLSPKASRTLLHSHQGTQTAVDEEAARVRLLTAREREVLVLVAEGLSNADIGARLHLSAGTVKDHVSAILTKLRVTSRVQAALLAQRAGLLDERPRSETGR, from the coding sequence GTGATCCGGGTAGTGGTGGTGGACGACGAGGCACTGGTCCGCTCGGGCTTCGAACTCATTCTGGGTGCCTCGCAGGACATCGAGGTCGTCGCGACCGCGGGCGGGGGCGACGCCGTGGAGACCGTCCGCGGGGCGCGGCCCGACGTGGTGCTGCTGGACATCCGGATGCCGGACGTCGACGGGCTCACCGTGCTGCGCGAGCTGCGGACGATGCCTGATGCTCCGGTGGTGGCGATGCTGACGACGTTCGACGCCGACGAGTACATCCTGACCGCGCTGCAGTGCGGCGCGGCCGGTTTCCTGCTCAAGGACACCGAGCCGGAGCAGCTCGCGCATCTGGTGCGCACCCTGGCCGCGGGCGGTGTGGTGCTGTCCCCCAAGGCGTCGCGGACGCTGCTGCACAGCCACCAGGGCACCCAGACGGCCGTCGACGAGGAGGCGGCCCGCGTCCGGCTGCTCACGGCGCGTGAGCGCGAGGTCCTCGTCCTGGTGGCCGAGGGGCTGTCGAACGCCGACATCGGGGCGCGCCTCCACCTGAGTGCCGGCACGGTGAAGGACCACGTCAGCGCGATCCTCACCAAGCTGCGGGTGACCAGCCGGGTGCAGGCCGCGCTGCTGGCGCAGCGGGCCGGACTGCTCGACGAGCGCCCGCGGTCGGAGACCGGCCGATGA
- a CDS encoding ABC transporter ATP-binding protein has translation MNTASAPTTDETSLSARETVKALYAYVRPHRWAVALGLLCALVGAAGGLLQPLATKALVDRLATGETIAGILIALTALVVLGTAVEAFGAYVLERTAESVVLAARRTLVGRLLRLRIAEWERIPPGDLMSRVTSDTTLLRAVSTQAVVSAASGAVAFVAAIVMMAFLDVVLLGVTLGVVVLVGGAVALVMPRIARATERSQEAVGEISVALERALGAFRTVKASGAEERETARVEAAARRAWRHGVKSAKWEAVAGSADELAVQLAFLAVLAVGGARVASAEIPVSTLIAFLLYLFYLIEPVSKLVDAVSHYQEGAAAISRIAHVERLSTEPPAQRNGALPRQRAAVPGPASVRFEDVSFRYRPGLPYIHQQVSFEVPGTGMTAFVGPSGAGKSTVFALIEQFYEATGGRVLVDGKDVQDWSLSELRSAIGYVEQDAPVLAGTLRENLVFAAPRATDDDIRDILARTKLDTLVKRLPHGLDTPVGHRGSQLSGGERQRIAIARALLRRPQLLLLDEATSQLDAVNELALRDVVAEVARETTVLVVAHRLSTVTEADRIVVMDAGRVRSVGTHDELVAQDQLYAQLAATQLLAPAR, from the coding sequence GTGAACACCGCATCCGCCCCGACGACGGATGAAACGTCCCTGTCCGCCCGAGAGACGGTCAAGGCGCTGTACGCGTATGTCCGACCGCACCGGTGGGCCGTCGCTCTCGGCTTGTTGTGCGCCCTGGTCGGGGCCGCCGGGGGACTGTTGCAGCCGCTGGCCACCAAGGCACTGGTGGACCGGCTCGCGACAGGTGAGACCATCGCCGGGATCCTGATCGCGCTCACCGCGCTGGTGGTGCTGGGCACGGCGGTCGAGGCGTTCGGCGCGTATGTGCTGGAACGGACGGCGGAGTCGGTGGTCCTGGCCGCGCGGCGCACCCTTGTGGGGCGGTTGCTGCGGCTGCGGATCGCGGAGTGGGAGCGGATCCCGCCGGGTGATCTGATGTCCCGGGTCACCTCGGACACCACGCTGCTGCGGGCGGTCAGCACCCAGGCGGTCGTCTCCGCGGCGAGCGGCGCGGTGGCCTTCGTGGCGGCGATCGTGATGATGGCGTTCCTGGACGTCGTGCTGCTGGGTGTGACGCTCGGCGTGGTCGTGCTGGTCGGTGGGGCCGTCGCGCTGGTGATGCCGAGGATCGCCCGGGCCACCGAGCGGTCGCAGGAGGCGGTCGGGGAGATTTCCGTCGCGCTGGAGCGGGCTCTCGGGGCGTTTCGCACGGTGAAGGCGTCCGGTGCCGAGGAGCGGGAGACCGCCCGGGTGGAGGCGGCGGCACGGCGGGCGTGGCGGCACGGCGTGAAGAGCGCGAAGTGGGAAGCCGTGGCAGGCTCGGCGGACGAACTCGCCGTACAGCTGGCCTTTCTCGCGGTGCTCGCGGTCGGCGGGGCGCGGGTGGCGTCCGCGGAGATCCCCGTGTCCACCCTCATTGCCTTCCTGCTGTACCTCTTCTACCTGATCGAACCGGTGTCCAAGCTGGTCGACGCCGTGTCCCACTATCAGGAGGGGGCGGCCGCGATCTCCCGGATCGCGCACGTGGAACGCCTGTCGACGGAGCCGCCCGCCCAGCGGAACGGCGCCCTGCCCAGGCAGCGGGCAGCGGTGCCGGGCCCGGCGTCGGTCCGCTTCGAGGACGTGTCCTTCCGCTACCGTCCGGGCCTGCCGTATATCCACCAGCAGGTGAGTTTCGAGGTGCCGGGCACCGGGATGACGGCCTTCGTCGGCCCCTCCGGTGCGGGCAAGTCGACGGTCTTCGCGCTCATCGAGCAGTTCTACGAGGCCACTGGCGGCCGGGTCCTGGTCGACGGAAAGGACGTACAGGACTGGTCCCTGTCCGAACTACGGTCTGCCATCGGGTACGTGGAGCAGGACGCTCCGGTGCTGGCCGGCACGCTGCGCGAGAACCTGGTCTTCGCCGCGCCCCGCGCGACGGACGACGACATCCGCGACATCCTGGCACGGACGAAGCTCGACACCCTCGTCAAGCGCCTGCCCCACGGCCTGGACACCCCGGTCGGACACCGCGGCTCGCAGCTGTCGGGCGGCGAGCGGCAGCGCATCGCGATCGCCCGCGCACTGCTGCGGCGGCCCCAGCTGCTGCTCCTTGACGAGGCGACGTCGCAGCTCGACGCCGTCAACGAGCTGGCGCTGCGGGACGTCGTCGCGGAGGTGGCTCGGGAGACCACCGTGCTGGTGGTGGCCCACCGCCTGTCGACGGTGACAGAAGCCGACCGGATCGTCGTGATGGACGCCGGACGGGTCCGGTCGGTGGGCACCCATGATGAACTCGTGGCCCAGGACCAGCTGTACGCGCAGCTGGCGGCCACCCAGCTCCTGGCCCCCGCGCGATGA
- a CDS encoding GNAT family N-acetyltransferase, with the protein MSSRTSQISQPITIRRAVARDAKRLTRLVRGSGAYEGKYAAAVAGYRVGPDYIEAHRAFAAVGADEHGGRVLGFYSLVLAPPELDLLFVADEAQGRGIGRLLVAHMQSEARAAGLDRVKVVSHLPAEGFYDRVGAVRTGTALANPPAVPWDRPEFEFRIPSE; encoded by the coding sequence ATGAGTTCACGCACTTCCCAGATCAGCCAGCCGATCACGATACGGAGGGCAGTCGCGCGGGATGCCAAACGGCTCACGCGGCTCGTGCGTGGCTCAGGCGCCTACGAGGGTAAGTACGCAGCCGCAGTCGCGGGCTACCGGGTCGGTCCTGATTACATCGAGGCCCACCGCGCCTTTGCGGCCGTCGGCGCCGACGAGCATGGAGGCCGGGTCCTCGGGTTCTACTCGCTCGTCCTCGCTCCACCGGAGCTCGACCTGCTGTTCGTTGCCGACGAAGCGCAAGGACGGGGTATTGGACGGCTGCTCGTGGCGCACATGCAGTCCGAGGCCCGTGCCGCCGGGCTCGACCGTGTCAAGGTCGTGTCGCATCTTCCCGCCGAGGGCTTCTACGACCGCGTTGGTGCAGTGCGGACCGGGACCGCGCTCGCGAACCCGCCCGCCGTGCCGTGGGACCGTCCCGAATTCGAGTTTCGCATTCCTTCGGAATGA
- a CDS encoding NAD(P)/FAD-dependent oxidoreductase gives MPPTPQPDFHASTIVIGAGPHGLAVAALLRRAGVATVILEQADRVGANWTQRYDHLRLHTTPGASKLPGLPVPRQAGPWVSRDDYVRYLEDYVAHHRLDVRVSSPVQRVERAEPGSGARWLVHTPDGPVPTGAVVVATGRCHTPNLPHWPGRSTFTGTLLHSAHYRSPAPYRGQHVLVVGAGNSGTEIASVLAGAGAERVWIAVRTPPNILPRSSARWHAVGRLTEALPLAWRDRTSLLTQRLAVPDLTSRGLPRPRTGLYTRNAREGVNPVLDHGFVDAVRSGRVEPVAAVQAFDGPDVLLADGTRLQPDTVIAATGYRPALHDLVGSLGVLDEAGQPLAVGAQTHPEAPRLYFAGYTNPLTGVLRQAGIEARAITHALRRETARAPLLTAQVGDRTAGTPQQGHSPS, from the coding sequence ATGCCCCCGACACCACAGCCAGACTTCCACGCGTCCACGATCGTGATCGGAGCCGGTCCCCATGGCCTCGCGGTTGCCGCGCTACTGCGCCGCGCCGGGGTGGCGACCGTGATACTGGAACAGGCGGACCGGGTCGGAGCGAACTGGACCCAGCGGTATGACCATCTACGCCTGCACACCACCCCCGGCGCCTCGAAGCTCCCCGGCCTGCCGGTGCCGCGCCAGGCAGGCCCATGGGTGAGCCGGGACGACTACGTGCGATACCTGGAGGACTACGTCGCCCATCACCGACTCGACGTCCGGGTGAGCAGCCCGGTGCAACGCGTCGAACGGGCCGAGCCCGGTTCGGGAGCACGGTGGCTGGTCCACACCCCGGACGGTCCCGTGCCCACTGGCGCGGTCGTGGTGGCCACCGGCCGCTGCCATACCCCGAACCTCCCCCATTGGCCCGGGCGTTCGACCTTCACCGGAACACTGCTGCACTCGGCCCACTACCGCTCTCCGGCCCCCTACCGCGGGCAGCACGTCCTGGTGGTCGGCGCCGGCAACAGCGGTACCGAGATCGCGAGCGTCCTGGCCGGGGCCGGAGCCGAACGGGTATGGATCGCGGTCCGTACGCCACCCAACATCCTGCCCCGCTCCAGCGCCCGGTGGCATGCGGTCGGGCGGCTGACGGAGGCCCTCCCGCTCGCGTGGCGCGACCGCACCTCCCTGCTCACGCAGCGTCTCGCGGTGCCCGACCTGACGTCACGGGGACTGCCGCGGCCCCGCACGGGCCTGTACACCCGCAACGCCCGCGAAGGGGTCAACCCGGTGCTCGACCACGGGTTCGTGGACGCCGTCCGGTCCGGGAGGGTCGAGCCGGTCGCGGCCGTCCAGGCGTTCGACGGCCCCGACGTGTTACTGGCCGACGGCACCCGACTGCAACCCGACACGGTCATCGCGGCCACCGGCTACCGGCCCGCCCTGCACGACCTGGTCGGGTCCCTGGGCGTACTCGACGAAGCCGGGCAACCCCTCGCCGTAGGGGCACAGACCCATCCCGAAGCCCCGCGCTTGTACTTCGCCGGATACACCAATCCCCTTACGGGTGTCCTTCGCCAGGCGGGCATCGAGGCACGCGCCATCACCCACGCACTTCGACGTGAGACGGCGCGGGCACCCCTTCTCACCGCCCAGGTCGGCGACCGCACAGCCGGCACACCCCAACAAGGGCACAGTCCGAGCTGA